One genomic segment of Gottschalkia acidurici 9a includes these proteins:
- a CDS encoding DNA-3-methyladenine glycosylase, which translates to MKKLNREFYSRDTLEVAKDLLGKYLVRESKGKKIVGKIVETEAYMGTKDKGAHTYSGKVTPRTEAMFGIPGTSYVYLIYGMYNCFNVVTKEEGIPEAVLIRAVEPIEGLEEMSLNRFNKSYIELKKREIRNLTSGPGKLCIALDIDRSLNKADLCGDNLYIENPDVDEKINIVESKRIGIDYAEEAKDYLWRFYIEGNEYVSVK; encoded by the coding sequence GTGAAAAAGCTAAATAGAGAATTTTATAGTAGGGATACATTAGAAGTAGCTAAAGATCTCTTAGGAAAATACTTAGTAAGAGAATCTAAAGGAAAAAAGATAGTTGGAAAAATAGTTGAAACGGAAGCATATATGGGGACTAAGGATAAAGGAGCTCATACATATAGCGGTAAAGTCACACCTAGAACTGAAGCTATGTTCGGAATTCCCGGCACTTCCTATGTATACTTGATATATGGAATGTATAACTGTTTTAATGTAGTTACTAAGGAAGAAGGAATACCAGAAGCTGTTTTAATTAGAGCAGTAGAGCCTATAGAAGGTCTAGAGGAAATGTCTTTAAATAGATTTAATAAAAGCTATATAGAGCTTAAAAAAAGAGAAATAAGAAATCTCACTAGTGGCCCAGGAAAGCTATGTATAGCACTTGATATAGATAGAAGCTTAAATAAAGCAGATTTATGTGGAGATAACTTATATATAGAAAATCCTGACGTAGATGAAAAGATTAATATAGTAGAGTCTAAAAGGATTGGAATTGATTATGCAGAAGAAGCGAAAGATTATTTATGGAGATTTTATATAGAAGGAA